A genome region from Paenibacillus sp. J23TS9 includes the following:
- the wecB gene encoding non-hydrolyzing UDP-N-acetylglucosamine 2-epimerase translates to MRIMTILGTRPEIIRLSLILPKLDRYAERHVLVHTGQNFADRLSGIFFRQMGLRSPDYILQDAAASLGEQLSSMFSQMEAILEKEKPDKILLLGDTNSALCAVLAERLGYPVVHMEAGNRCFDLNVPEEKNRKVIDAISSINMPYTEQSKKHLLAEGFPSRRIVLTGNPIYEVMKHYEKSIAESDILNRLSLKPKEYFLVTAHRAENVDHPVRLQQIVEGLNRIAEAYGRRIICSIHPRTASRITGQQSLSLHPLVEFHEPFSFFDFVMLERFTCCALTDSGTVQEECCIMQVPTVTMRSTTERPETVDCGSNIVSGLDAEAIYRAADLMISLNRGWVCPEGYLTENVSDKVVKFLLGGKVHV, encoded by the coding sequence ATGAGAATTATGACGATTTTGGGCACCAGACCCGAAATTATTCGCCTCAGCCTCATCCTTCCTAAGCTGGACCGGTATGCGGAGCGGCATGTGCTTGTGCATACCGGGCAAAATTTTGCAGATAGGCTGAGCGGGATTTTTTTCAGGCAAATGGGCTTACGCTCGCCAGATTATATTTTGCAGGACGCAGCTGCTTCACTGGGAGAACAGCTGTCATCCATGTTTTCTCAAATGGAGGCTATTCTGGAGAAAGAGAAACCCGATAAAATACTGCTGCTTGGTGATACCAACAGCGCGCTGTGCGCAGTACTCGCGGAAAGACTGGGATACCCTGTGGTTCATATGGAAGCAGGGAATCGCTGCTTTGATCTGAATGTACCCGAGGAAAAAAACAGAAAGGTCATTGATGCCATTTCATCCATTAATATGCCTTATACGGAGCAGAGCAAGAAGCATCTGCTGGCAGAAGGCTTCCCCAGCCGGCGCATTGTCCTGACAGGTAATCCGATCTACGAGGTCATGAAGCATTACGAGAAATCTATCGCAGAGAGCGATATTTTGAACAGACTCTCCCTGAAGCCGAAGGAGTATTTTCTGGTCACGGCACATCGCGCGGAGAATGTGGATCACCCGGTCCGTTTGCAGCAGATTGTAGAGGGGCTGAACCGGATTGCAGAGGCGTACGGACGCCGGATTATTTGCAGTATCCACCCGCGTACAGCATCACGTATTACCGGGCAACAATCATTATCGCTGCATCCACTGGTCGAATTCCACGAGCCCTTCAGTTTTTTTGATTTTGTCATGCTGGAGCGGTTTACCTGCTGCGCGTTAACGGATAGCGGGACCGTACAAGAAGAGTGCTGTATCATGCAGGTCCCTACCGTAACCATGCGGTCTACGACAGAGCGCCCGGAGACAGTGGACTGCGGCAGCAATATCGTGTCTGGTCTAGATGCTGAAGCAATATATCGAGCGGCTGATCTGATGATTAGTCTGAACCGGGGCTGGGTGTGTCCGGAAGGTTACTTGACGGAAAATGTTTCAGATAAGGTAGTTAAATTTTTGCTTGGAGGGAAAGTTCATGTTTGA
- a CDS encoding polysaccharide biosynthesis protein: MFENKRILVTGGTGSWGYELIAQLLGLKPKEVVVYSRNESSQVAMSREFEDRHLSFRIGDIRDKDALVTACQGIDYVFHLAALKHVPVCEDQPYEALKTNVIGTQNVIEASIENKVKKVFYISTDKAANPSNFYGMTKAIGEKLIVYANLLNSETRFVTVRGGNVLGTNGSVVHVFKDQIRVKGQVSITDMEMTRFFLTLRDAIKLLFKAAEESYGGEIFVMTMPACRIVDMAEVLIEDSGKENVEIIESGIRPGEKIHEILMSDYESLTTVVYDEEYLVILPTLHMPELKERYSHCRAVSFSSFSSNYHLMNKEEIRDILQRGGFLQ, from the coding sequence ATGTTTGAAAATAAACGTATATTGGTGACCGGGGGCACCGGCTCATGGGGGTACGAGTTGATCGCCCAGCTGCTGGGGCTAAAGCCGAAGGAAGTTGTTGTCTATTCACGCAATGAATCTTCTCAGGTGGCCATGAGCCGGGAGTTTGAAGACAGACATCTGAGCTTCCGGATCGGAGATATCCGAGACAAGGATGCGCTGGTTACGGCATGTCAGGGCATAGACTATGTATTTCATCTTGCAGCGCTGAAGCATGTACCGGTTTGTGAGGATCAGCCTTACGAAGCGCTCAAAACCAACGTAATCGGCACTCAGAATGTCATTGAGGCATCCATTGAGAACAAGGTAAAGAAGGTATTTTATATATCTACCGACAAAGCGGCAAATCCATCCAATTTCTACGGTATGACTAAAGCCATCGGAGAAAAGCTTATCGTTTATGCAAATCTTCTGAATAGTGAAACCCGGTTTGTCACAGTTCGAGGCGGCAATGTGCTTGGTACCAATGGCAGCGTAGTTCATGTGTTTAAGGATCAGATTCGGGTCAAAGGGCAGGTTTCGATTACGGATATGGAGATGACCCGCTTCTTCCTGACGCTTCGGGATGCGATCAAGCTGTTGTTCAAGGCCGCTGAAGAGAGTTATGGCGGTGAAATATTCGTTATGACGATGCCTGCCTGCAGAATTGTCGATATGGCGGAAGTGCTGATCGAGGACTCCGGCAAAGAGAATGTGGAGATTATAGAATCCGGCATCCGGCCAGGAGAGAAGATTCATGAGATTCTGATGAGCGATTATGAGAGCCTGACGACGGTAGTGTATGACGAGGAATATCTCGTGATCCTGCCGACTCTTCATATGCCTGAGCTGAAGGAACGCTATAGTCACTGCCGAGCCGTATCGTTCAGCAGCTTTAGCTCGAATTACCATCTGATGAACAAAGAGGAGATCAGAGACATTCTCCAACGCGGGGGGTTCCTGCAATGA
- a CDS encoding glycosyltransferase family 4 protein → MKILLATYWLIPHVGGVWKYMLQIQQRLEAMGHQVDLLGNSPDYSKFHIINRGQELHKTALRPLLSAKLSAAHTPLLHRDSIINFYEEDRYNMELSAAYFGLGQYDVIHTQDIFAARALSRVKPAHVPLVVQVHGSVSGELHNHFRLNPQLGIQDHSPAWKYFNSIEYYGASSGQLTITSTEWQKNELVHDFGVPEQRIEVFQYGLDAIPFWQSAQLGTDIQKPPGKKVIIFPARLAFVKGIDVLISALGMLKYMRNDWVCWIVGEGEKHEELQQQTAGLSLQDDVIFMGERRDIPALLMQSDIFVHSCIQDNQPFSVMEAQIAGLPACVSNAGGLPEMVEHNVTGLVSPVKDPLTLAQHLNLLLENNEYRLMLGQNAAQWAKEHWSMDQMIARLLNAYGRAASSL, encoded by the coding sequence ATGAAGATATTACTGGCAACCTACTGGCTGATTCCCCATGTCGGCGGGGTATGGAAATATATGCTGCAGATTCAGCAACGGCTCGAAGCGATGGGACATCAGGTTGATCTGCTCGGCAACAGCCCGGATTACTCCAAATTCCATATCATCAACCGAGGCCAGGAACTGCACAAGACGGCCCTGCGGCCTTTATTATCTGCAAAGCTGTCGGCAGCCCATACTCCACTACTACACCGCGATTCGATTATTAATTTCTATGAAGAAGACCGCTACAATATGGAGTTGTCTGCTGCCTATTTTGGTCTGGGGCAATATGATGTTATTCATACACAGGATATTTTTGCTGCGAGAGCACTGAGCCGTGTGAAGCCTGCGCATGTCCCGCTGGTCGTTCAGGTTCATGGTTCCGTCAGTGGTGAGCTGCATAATCACTTTCGGCTGAATCCGCAGCTTGGTATTCAGGATCATTCGCCCGCATGGAAATATTTTAACTCGATTGAGTATTATGGCGCTTCTTCAGGACAGCTGACGATCACCTCCACCGAGTGGCAGAAAAATGAGCTCGTGCATGACTTCGGCGTGCCGGAGCAGCGGATTGAAGTCTTTCAGTACGGACTGGATGCCATCCCGTTCTGGCAAAGCGCGCAGCTGGGAACCGATATCCAAAAGCCCCCAGGCAAAAAGGTCATTATTTTCCCCGCCAGACTTGCCTTTGTTAAAGGGATCGACGTGCTGATTTCCGCGCTTGGGATGCTAAAATATATGCGGAATGACTGGGTGTGCTGGATTGTGGGAGAAGGGGAAAAGCATGAAGAACTGCAGCAGCAGACGGCAGGCCTTTCCTTGCAGGACGATGTGATTTTCATGGGTGAACGGCGCGATATCCCGGCATTGCTGATGCAATCTGATATTTTTGTGCATTCCTGTATTCAGGATAACCAGCCATTCTCGGTCATGGAAGCGCAAATTGCCGGACTGCCTGCATGTGTCTCGAATGCCGGAGGGCTGCCAGAGATGGTTGAGCATAACGTAACGGGATTGGTCTCGCCGGTAAAGGATCCGCTGACACTTGCGCAGCATCTCAATTTGCTCCTCGAAAATAATGAATACCGGCTTATGCTAGGACAAAATGCGGCTCAGTGGGCGAAGGAGCACTGGTCCATGGATCAAATGATTGCAAGGCTTCTGAATGCGTATGGAAGGGCGGCGTCAAGCCTATAA
- a CDS encoding NAD-dependent epimerase/dehydratase family protein gives MDERASFRKRVVLITGASGFTGGHACRYFAGKGLQVAAMVRKIPLGQVPEGVTYYACDLLNKHGLEKLVQSIAPDYVLHLGGKNSVPESWENPLLYMETNVLPTIYLLNSLRSLPSCRIVIAGSMAVFPLEPPFQPPHPYSLSKSLQKAAALSWEVLFGQAVILAEPSNLIGPGPSTGFCALLARHIAACEHEGKTASFKISSRNARRDFLDVRDAVKAYDLLLKKGTPGHTVTISSGTQHTLEKIALSMMNIAGSKAPLEWGDEPDSSVPLELQSQGQGMAELGWKPEIPLETSLHDVLQHFHKREGGA, from the coding sequence ATGGATGAACGAGCTTCCTTCCGCAAGCGTGTCGTACTGATTACTGGGGCTTCGGGCTTTACCGGCGGCCATGCCTGCCGGTATTTTGCCGGTAAGGGCCTGCAGGTAGCCGCCATGGTTCGGAAAATTCCTCTGGGACAGGTTCCGGAGGGGGTTACGTATTATGCTTGCGATTTATTAAACAAGCATGGGCTTGAGAAGTTGGTCCAAAGCATTGCTCCGGATTATGTGCTTCATCTTGGCGGCAAAAATTCAGTCCCGGAATCATGGGAGAATCCACTCCTGTATATGGAAACCAATGTACTTCCGACTATTTATCTCCTGAATTCACTGCGCTCGCTTCCATCCTGCAGAATTGTTATCGCCGGCTCCATGGCAGTGTTCCCGCTTGAACCTCCTTTTCAGCCTCCACATCCATACAGCCTCAGTAAGAGCCTGCAAAAAGCCGCTGCACTATCATGGGAAGTCTTGTTTGGCCAGGCTGTAATTCTTGCTGAACCATCGAATCTCATAGGTCCGGGACCTTCAACAGGATTTTGCGCCCTGCTCGCCCGACATATCGCAGCTTGTGAGCATGAAGGGAAAACCGCATCTTTTAAAATTTCTTCCCGGAATGCCCGGCGTGATTTTCTGGATGTGAGGGATGCGGTAAAAGCATATGATCTTTTACTGAAGAAGGGAACGCCGGGACATACCGTTACGATCAGTTCAGGAACCCAGCATACACTGGAGAAAATAGCGCTCAGTATGATGAATATTGCCGGCAGCAAGGCACCGCTGGAATGGGGGGATGAGCCGGATTCGTCTGTTCCGCTCGAACTCCAGTCACAAGGACAAGGAATGGCGGAGCTCGGATGGAAGCCGGAAATACCGCTTGAGACTTCGCTCCATGATGTTTTGCAGCATTTTCATAAGCGGGAAGGAGGGGCATGA
- a CDS encoding nucleoside-diphosphate sugar epimerase, with the protein MQSKIDEMLTHMSHSHQQMARVLDAERQMAVRMAQIIHDLPDNDPEFDGINGLIENSGQINKSIIAYLGSIADLQEALAETLNHVVKELGSHEEE; encoded by the coding sequence ATGCAGAGCAAAATTGATGAAATGTTAACTCATATGTCCCATTCCCACCAGCAGATGGCTAGAGTTCTGGATGCTGAACGCCAGATGGCGGTTCGAATGGCTCAAATTATACACGACCTGCCGGATAACGATCCTGAATTTGATGGCATTAACGGGTTAATTGAGAACTCTGGACAAATCAATAAAAGCATCATTGCCTATCTGGGAAGTATCGCGGATCTTCAGGAAGCGCTCGCGGAGACTCTGAATCATGTTGTGAAAGAGCTCGGTAGCCATGAGGAAGAGTAA
- a CDS encoding glycosyltransferase, whose translation MRPLVTIIIPFYNDPYVDQAVQSALSQSYAPLEIIVVDDGSTSYADRLAPFRSHIYYLGKGNGGTASALNHGIRYASGEYIAWLSSDDLFYPEKISHQVQFMMQQGAFISHTNFNVIDRFSQITSFRAGCSFSNILDFYRIFMNGNPVNGCTVMMKKELFCHVGLFDENLPYTHDLDFWRRVIQAGFPLPFLDEPLVGYRQHEAMGTIRHKAVIEQEYAVTLGNVRSSLGPLISIMERS comes from the coding sequence ATGAGACCGCTGGTGACCATTATTATTCCTTTTTATAATGACCCTTACGTAGATCAGGCGGTGCAGAGTGCTTTGTCACAGAGCTACGCTCCTTTGGAAATCATCGTGGTGGACGACGGATCTACCAGCTATGCAGACAGGCTGGCTCCCTTTCGCTCTCATATCTATTATTTGGGCAAGGGAAATGGCGGAACCGCGAGTGCGCTGAACCACGGTATACGGTATGCATCAGGGGAATATATTGCCTGGCTTAGCTCCGATGATCTGTTTTATCCGGAGAAAATAAGCCATCAGGTCCAGTTTATGATGCAGCAAGGCGCTTTTATATCACATACTAATTTCAATGTTATAGACAGGTTCAGCCAAATCACCTCCTTTAGAGCAGGATGCTCCTTTTCGAATATACTGGATTTCTACCGGATTTTTATGAATGGCAATCCGGTCAACGGCTGCACGGTGATGATGAAAAAGGAATTGTTTTGCCACGTCGGTCTTTTTGACGAAAACTTGCCGTATACACATGATTTGGATTTCTGGAGAAGGGTGATCCAGGCTGGGTTTCCTCTTCCGTTTCTGGATGAACCGCTGGTAGGTTACCGCCAGCATGAGGCTATGGGGACGATCCGCCACAAGGCGGTGATTGAGCAGGAGTATGCCGTGACGCTTGGAAATGTGCGCAGTTCACTGGGACCGCTGATATCTATAATGGAACGATCTTGA
- a CDS encoding glycosyltransferase: protein MRHEVVLTPAEEARARGREAGYQSGHDEGYLKGRADYIVSQHTASFPFRQVHVLYIASGKGFPYSPIDEAISSTLRGMVSQLTVIEPGQPISEIAYQIMPDLVLVLDGMFIENEQLDLIRQQGIKTAIWLTDDPYYTDMTTENVNHYDYIFTLESNCIPYYQQLGCPQVHHLPFAAYAEHYKPERTRSAQRREVSFIGSAYWNRVEYLNPIMDRLMQHNTIINGIWWDRLPNYAAYQDRIELNKWMGPQETSEAYNASKIVINLHRSHEDDSVNNNAVKIPAASPNPRTFEISACATLQLTDARSDLVKFYTPGREIETYSSPEELLDKVEYYLTHEKERRDIALNALDRTMREHTYGNRLNQMLSIVFP from the coding sequence ATGCGGCATGAGGTAGTATTAACCCCGGCTGAAGAAGCACGGGCGCGTGGCCGCGAAGCAGGTTATCAGTCAGGACATGACGAGGGTTATTTAAAAGGGCGCGCCGATTATATTGTCAGCCAACATACTGCCTCATTTCCATTCCGCCAAGTCCATGTGCTCTATATCGCATCCGGTAAAGGATTTCCTTATTCCCCGATCGATGAGGCCATTTCCTCAACGCTGCGCGGAATGGTATCCCAGTTGACTGTTATTGAGCCGGGACAGCCAATCAGTGAAATTGCCTATCAAATTATGCCGGATCTGGTTTTGGTTCTGGACGGCATGTTTATCGAGAATGAGCAGCTTGATCTGATCCGCCAGCAGGGAATTAAAACGGCGATCTGGCTGACGGACGATCCGTATTATACAGATATGACCACGGAAAATGTAAACCATTATGATTATATATTTACTCTGGAATCCAACTGTATTCCATATTATCAGCAGCTCGGCTGCCCTCAGGTGCATCATTTGCCTTTCGCCGCTTATGCTGAGCATTACAAACCTGAAAGAACGCGGTCAGCTCAGCGCAGGGAAGTGAGCTTCATTGGCTCCGCGTACTGGAATCGGGTCGAGTATCTGAATCCGATTATGGACCGTCTGATGCAGCATAATACCATCATCAATGGTATCTGGTGGGACCGTCTGCCTAATTATGCCGCCTATCAGGACCGCATCGAGCTGAACAAATGGATGGGACCGCAGGAGACATCAGAAGCCTACAATGCATCCAAGATAGTCATCAATCTCCACCGCTCCCATGAGGATGATTCCGTGAATAACAACGCCGTCAAAATTCCGGCTGCATCTCCTAATCCGCGTACTTTCGAAATCTCCGCTTGTGCTACCCTCCAGCTAACGGATGCTCGCAGCGACCTCGTCAAATTCTACACTCCAGGCAGGGAGATTGAAACGTACAGCTCTCCGGAAGAGCTCCTCGACAAAGTCGAATACTATCTGACCCATGAAAAAGAACGCAGAGACATTGCTCTGAATGCTCTGGACCGGACGATGCGGGAGCATACCTACGGCAACCGTTTGAACCAAATGTTGTCCATTGTCTTCCCTTAG
- a CDS encoding DUF3880 domain-containing protein, producing the protein MKAVGRKAAAGRNASHRHGYGDGYRLGLCQAVEERVPLPQPYSRDMKLMYVPQGFPAIDQGVTAALRSLVRECIVGEAPNMLEVAARERPDLVLVMNGLHVFPDNHLEDIAKIRGMGMKTAVWFVDDPYFTEDTAPMCTGYDIVFTHELGCVPFYRGLGASNVHYLPLAVNTDMFKPQRPGPGHLYDICFIGNAFWNRVALLDEMAPFLEDKKVLIAGGYWERLTQIQSLGRSLHMGYIVPEETVNYYNGAKIVLNIHRPDEYGQDNRNSHHIKAKSINPRTYEISACGALQITDVREDTNSHYRPGYDIETFGSVSELQNKISYYLEHEDKRVEMAWRGLWTTRKEHSFVSRMNTLLELI; encoded by the coding sequence GTGAAAGCTGTGGGAAGAAAAGCTGCTGCAGGAAGAAACGCAAGTCACCGGCATGGTTACGGTGATGGGTACAGACTTGGCCTTTGCCAGGCGGTGGAAGAACGTGTGCCTTTGCCACAGCCTTATAGCAGGGACATGAAACTAATGTATGTTCCCCAAGGATTTCCTGCGATCGATCAGGGGGTGACAGCGGCACTCCGCAGCCTGGTCAGAGAATGTATCGTAGGGGAAGCACCAAACATGCTGGAAGTGGCAGCTCGGGAACGGCCCGATCTGGTTCTGGTCATGAATGGACTGCATGTATTCCCTGATAACCATCTGGAGGATATTGCTAAGATTCGCGGGATGGGGATGAAGACGGCAGTCTGGTTTGTTGACGATCCGTATTTTACGGAGGATACGGCCCCGATGTGCACAGGTTATGACATTGTGTTTACTCATGAATTAGGTTGTGTTCCATTTTATCGCGGACTTGGAGCTTCCAATGTGCATTATCTGCCTTTGGCCGTAAATACCGACATGTTCAAGCCGCAGCGCCCGGGACCGGGGCATTTGTATGATATTTGCTTTATCGGTAATGCCTTTTGGAACAGGGTGGCATTATTGGATGAGATGGCCCCGTTTCTGGAGGATAAGAAGGTGCTGATTGCCGGAGGGTATTGGGAAAGACTCACACAGATTCAGAGTCTGGGACGATCGCTGCATATGGGTTATATCGTGCCGGAGGAAACCGTTAACTATTACAACGGCGCAAAAATCGTACTCAATATTCACCGGCCGGACGAGTATGGGCAGGATAACCGGAACAGCCATCACATTAAAGCCAAATCCATCAATCCACGCACCTATGAAATCAGCGCCTGCGGCGCTCTACAGATTACCGACGTGCGTGAGGATACAAACTCGCATTACAGACCGGGGTATGACATTGAAACCTTCGGTTCGGTTAGTGAACTGCAGAATAAAATCAGTTATTACCTGGAGCATGAGGATAAACGGGTAGAGATGGCGTGGCGCGGGTTATGGACGACGCGAAAAGAACACTCTTTTGTTTCAAGAATGAATACGCTGCTAGAGCTTATTTAA
- a CDS encoding glycosyltransferase family 4 protein, translating into MITYKPKLMLFSHVSNTGSITGAEKLLLLFCLQLSPYFDCILTAPQEGKLTDYARKQGIQVRIQTYPLLFSMYHPGERLEQEAEELRNHPDFASVVRCITETAPDIVLASTIVNVLPAIAAKTLGIPVLWKITEIMQTTEFTAAAISVVEKYSDCLIAISEASARVFRGNVSRPITLLPPSSDNELLHPSQKLIRTGYRKVLRLKDSQFCIGYISSFIHPEKGLHEFIRMALILAESYPNCRFVMIGKPADHKYFDRCVAEVNASDYRTRFRFIPFVESVHSAYSAMDILAVPSMVKEGFGMTALEGMLCGKPVISFDSGGLGELMENTGNAHFTVPTGDYAALAVKAAELLGNPELMRITGSKNADAARTRYGMETYRQRVQTFVYELRIGCPDWMSGGISRSVSAYREPQPLPLPPIRQTAEVVRRKARKKKIAQVRKIRSKAPASRRYHTKRKRGAGKRSKRRSKSIKRR; encoded by the coding sequence ATGATAACGTATAAACCCAAACTCATGCTGTTCTCGCATGTCAGTAATACCGGCAGCATCACAGGGGCCGAAAAGCTCCTGCTGTTGTTCTGCCTGCAATTATCCCCTTATTTTGACTGCATCCTGACAGCTCCGCAGGAAGGTAAACTGACAGACTATGCCAGAAAGCAAGGCATTCAGGTACGAATACAAACCTACCCCCTACTGTTTAGCATGTATCATCCCGGTGAGCGGCTGGAACAAGAGGCAGAGGAACTCCGGAACCATCCGGACTTTGCATCCGTCGTCCGCTGTATAACAGAGACTGCACCGGATATCGTGCTGGCCAGCACCATTGTCAACGTATTACCGGCAATAGCAGCAAAAACACTCGGTATACCGGTGTTATGGAAAATCACAGAAATTATGCAAACAACTGAGTTTACGGCTGCAGCGATATCCGTGGTGGAGAAATACAGCGATTGTCTGATCGCCATTTCGGAAGCATCGGCCCGTGTCTTTCGGGGCAATGTTTCTAGGCCGATCACGCTGCTTCCCCCATCTTCCGATAATGAGCTGCTTCATCCATCCCAAAAGCTGATCCGTACCGGATACCGCAAAGTTCTTCGCCTTAAGGATTCCCAGTTCTGTATAGGCTATATCTCTTCCTTTATTCATCCTGAAAAGGGACTTCACGAATTTATCCGAATGGCACTCATTCTAGCTGAATCCTACCCAAACTGCCGGTTTGTCATGATCGGCAAGCCGGCAGATCATAAATATTTTGACCGCTGCGTTGCAGAAGTGAATGCTTCCGACTACAGAACCCGTTTTCGTTTTATACCTTTTGTGGAATCGGTTCATTCTGCATACAGCGCAATGGATATCCTTGCGGTTCCTAGCATGGTGAAGGAAGGATTTGGCATGACCGCACTGGAAGGCATGCTTTGCGGCAAACCGGTCATATCCTTTGATTCCGGTGGACTTGGGGAACTGATGGAAAATACGGGAAACGCGCATTTTACCGTACCGACGGGCGACTATGCCGCACTTGCTGTCAAGGCAGCTGAACTCCTGGGAAATCCCGAACTTATGCGAATCACCGGCAGCAAAAACGCAGATGCGGCAAGGACCCGGTATGGCATGGAAACATATCGTCAGAGGGTTCAGACATTTGTGTATGAGCTGCGAATTGGCTGTCCTGATTGGATGAGCGGAGGCATATCCCGCAGCGTATCAGCATACCGGGAACCTCAGCCCTTGCCTTTGCCGCCGATAAGGCAGACAGCTGAGGTGGTTAGACGGAAGGCAAGGAAGAAGAAAATAGCACAGGTACGCAAAATCCGGAGCAAAGCGCCTGCCTCCAGGCGTTATCATACGAAAAGAAAGAGAGGAGCCGGCAAGCGATCCAAACGCCGCTCCAAATCAATTAAACGAAGGTAG
- a CDS encoding SDR family oxidoreductase yields the protein MKLLILGGNGMAGHMLVDYFKRQGKHQVFYTTRDQHSPGGLFLDASESCMADRLLEIVRPDIVINAIGVLNHYAEEDRINAYHINGFLPHRLKRTADVLGIRLIHISTDCVFEGTRGSYEEDDTPDGTSAYAMTKALGEVRAPGHLTIRTSIIGPEIRSHGIGLMHWFMSQKGIVTGYRNVLWNGVTTLELAKAIDQLMISPVSGLIHLAHPIPISKHDLLLLFQEIWNIRGVTVMPAEQPVQDRTLVSTRTDIDYSVPHYRDMLKELERWMNELPSASVSY from the coding sequence ATGAAGCTGCTAATTCTGGGAGGAAACGGGATGGCAGGGCATATGCTGGTCGATTATTTTAAGCGTCAGGGAAAGCATCAGGTATTCTATACAACCCGGGATCAACACAGCCCCGGGGGGCTTTTTCTTGACGCTTCTGAATCATGCATGGCCGACAGATTGCTGGAAATTGTCAGACCGGATATTGTGATCAATGCCATCGGTGTTTTGAATCATTATGCGGAAGAAGACCGAATCAATGCTTATCATATCAATGGCTTCCTGCCCCATAGACTGAAACGGACCGCTGATGTGCTTGGAATCCGTCTGATTCATATCAGTACCGATTGTGTGTTTGAAGGGACGCGGGGCAGCTACGAAGAGGATGATACACCGGATGGAACCAGCGCTTATGCCATGACTAAAGCGCTTGGTGAAGTCCGTGCACCAGGACATCTGACTATACGCACATCCATTATCGGACCGGAAATCCGAAGTCATGGCATCGGGCTTATGCATTGGTTTATGTCCCAGAAAGGGATCGTTACCGGTTACCGTAATGTCCTTTGGAATGGAGTGACGACGCTGGAGCTGGCCAAAGCTATCGATCAATTAATGATTTCACCGGTTTCCGGATTGATACATCTTGCCCATCCCATTCCGATAAGTAAGCATGACCTGCTGCTGCTTTTTCAGGAGATATGGAATATACGTGGAGTAACCGTGATGCCTGCTGAGCAGCCGGTGCAGGACCGGACATTGGTATCTACCCGAACAGACATTGACTATTCCGTTCCTCATTACCGAGACATGCTGAAGGAGTTGGAGAGATGGATGAACGAGCTTCCTTCCGCAAGCGTGTCGTACTGA
- a CDS encoding restriction endonuclease subunit S codes for MSREQAFLHMLDAASKIQWNIAMILEAKAVEAEKVRNWALNHLTADAFQTHDHQLNEPLQIHGQIVELLEGLTKLENGLCSNLKAVLVQEENGLGDEDGMFGSGFDLGDMGK; via the coding sequence ATGAGCAGGGAACAGGCCTTTTTGCATATGCTGGACGCCGCTTCCAAAATCCAGTGGAATATCGCCATGATTTTGGAAGCCAAAGCGGTGGAGGCGGAGAAAGTCCGGAATTGGGCACTGAATCATTTGACCGCGGATGCATTTCAGACCCATGATCATCAGCTTAATGAGCCTTTGCAGATTCACGGTCAAATCGTGGAACTGCTCGAGGGGCTGACGAAGCTCGAAAACGGACTTTGCAGCAACTTGAAAGCTGTTCTGGTTCAGGAGGAAAACGGGCTTGGTGACGAGGATGGCATGTTTGGCTCAGGGTTCGACCTGGGAGACATGGGCAAATGA